A stretch of the Oncorhynchus clarkii lewisi isolate Uvic-CL-2024 chromosome 9, UVic_Ocla_1.0, whole genome shotgun sequence genome encodes the following:
- the LOC139416291 gene encoding MYND-type zinc finger-containing chromatin reader ZMYND8-like isoform X1: MHPQSLAEEEVKTESEGVEGMDVSVRSKVSDPGSAERALVAQKRKVSSPTHSSNGHSPSDTSPSPLKKKKKPGAIHSNNKDQSELRHGPFYYVKQPSLTTDPVDVVPQDGRNDFYCWLCHREGQVLCCELCPRVYHAKCLKLPAEPEGDWFCPECEKITVAECIETQSKAMTMLTIDQLSYLLKFALQKMKQPGTEPFWKPVSLEQHPDYAEYIFHAMDLATLEKNMKKKMYGCTEAFLADMKWILHNCIIYNGGNHKLTATAKVVVKICEHEMNEIEVCPECYLSSCQKRDNWFCEPCGHTHPLVWAKLKGFPFWPAKALREKDGQVDARFFGQHDRAWVPINNCYLMSKEIPFSVKKTKSIFNSAMQEMEVYVENIRKKFGVFNYAPFRTPFTPNNQLQMLLDPANPGAGAVKMEKPDKMRFNFDMTASPKMLLGKSSLSSGMGRRISLTDMPRSPMSTNSSVHTGSDVEQDGMERGPRNPPFHYSAGEESMDYTASPASVKMGHAGSLTGSPKPFSPGLVPKQERAPGTGSILNLNLDRVKAEMDLKELSEAVQQQQQQQQQQQQGSSLLTTTPKRPIRSLDKTIESCKAQLGIDGISEDVYKGVEHSDSEDSEKSDSSDSEYLSDEEHRQKSAAHDDKDKAERESRKRPKASTQGEDKEAVTETRDKKNSEALLKDRQGINGPERDSQEKPRTPQTQPPTDMPKAPEEGRAGAPRTLAGPDQDSDSERELVIDLGDEQGGRDRKARRELGAVVAKATKEPLGTKLEGKFPAAVAPSPASATLSNLKDPSQPLINPPLNLSSSTGSGQPNTALSTTPSPAPTSAPTLSSAAVALAVKKQRPLLPKETAQAVQRTVVWNPANKFQTSSQKWHMQKVQRQQQQEEQPSTPTQTQAPVPVQAPTQTQAQTRSPQQLQSQQQLPGSSSMRYQTRQAAKAVQQKDGPQTSTSSVTLVTSGASSSSSSSYLAGDFQIPTASADVAADIAKYTNKMMETIKGTMTEIYNDLSKSTSGNTIAEIRRLRIEIEKLQWLHQQELSEMKHNLELTMAEMRQSLEQERERLVAEVKKQMEVEKQQAVDDTKKKQWCANCRKEAIFYCCWNTSYCDYPCQQAHWPEHMKSCTQSATASLQEPEAESTSDPSAKPPGHSSSAQVPSGTGSSATDKGPSPTCCVDKSKDSASATVP; this comes from the exons TCAGAGCTAAGACATGGTCCCTTTTACTATGTGAAGCAGCCATCACTCACCACAGACCCTGTTGATGTTGTACCGCAGGACGGCAGGAATGACTTCTACTGCTGGCTGTGCCACCGCGAGGGCCAGGTGCTCTGCTGTGAGCTCTGCCCGAGGGTGTACCATGCCAAGTGCCTCAAACTGCCAGCAGAGCCCGAGGGCGACTGGTTCTGTCCAGAGTGTGAG AAAATCACAGTAGCAGAGTGCATCGAGACACAGAGCAAAGCCATGACCATGCTAACGATAGATCAGCTCTCATACCTACTGAAGTTTGCCCTCCAGAAGATGAAACAGCCAGGG ACTGAGCCCTTCTGGAAGCCTGTATCTCTGGAGCAGCACCCTGACTATGCCGAGTACATATTCCATGCTATGGACCTCGCAACACTGGAGAAG AATATGAAAAAGAAAATGTATGGCTGCACGGAAGCCTTCTTGGCTGACATGAAATGGATATTGCACAACTGCATCATCTACAATGGTG GTAATCACAAACTAACAGCAACAGCAAAGGTTGTTGTGAAGATCTGTGAACATGAA ATGAACGAAATCGAGGTCTGTCCAGAGTGCTACCTGTCCTCGTGCCAAAAGAGGGACAACTGGTTTTGCGAGCCATGT GGTCATACCCACCCCCTGGTGTGGGCCAAGCTGAAGGGCTTCCCCTTCTGGCCAGCCAAAGCACTGCGGGAGAAAGACGGACAGGTGGACGCACGCTTCTTCGGACAGCATGACAG GGCGTGGGTTCCCATCAACAACTGCTACCTCATGTCCAAGGAGATTCCCTTCTCTGTGAAGAAGACCAAGAGCATCTTCAACAGCGCCATGCAGGAGATGGAGGTCTACGTGGAGAACATCCGCAAGAAGTTTGGTGTGTTTAACTATGCCCCCTTCCGCACCCCCTTCACGCCCAACAACCAGCTCCAGATGCTGCTGGATCCAGCCAACCCCGGGGCAGGGGCCGTGAAGATGGAGAAACCCGACAAGATGCGCTTCAACTTCGACATGACCGCGTCTCCCAAGATGCTTCTGGGCAAGAGCTCTCTGTCGAGCGGGATGGGGCGGAGGATCTCTCTGACAGACATGCCTCGCTCTCCCATGAGCACCAACTCCTCTGTACACACGGGGTCTGACGTGGAGCaggatgggatggagagagggcccAGGAACCCCCCATTCCACTACAGTGCTGGGGAGGAGTCTATGGACTACACCG CGTCCCCTGCGTCAGTGAAGATGGGCCATGCAGGCAGCTTGACGGGCAGCCCCAAGCCATTCTCCCCTGGTCTGGTGCCCAAGCAGGAGAGGGCCCCGGGCACAGGAAGCATCCTCAACCTCAACCTGG ATCGGGTGAAGGCTGAGATGGACCTGAAGGAGCTCAGTGAGGcagtacagcagcagcagcaacaacaacaacaacaacaacaggggtCATCACTCCTCACCACCACCCCCAAGAGACCAATCAGGAGCCTGGACAAGACCATCGAGAGCTGCAAGGCCCAACTAG GCATTGATGGGATCTCTGAGGACGTGTATAAGGGCGTGGAACACAGTGACTCAGAGGATTCCGAAAAGTCTGACTCCAGCGACAGCGAGTACCTTAGCGATGAGGAGCACAGACAGAAGAGCGCCGCCCATGACGACAAGGACAAAGCAGAGAGGGAGTCAAGGAAGAGGCCCAAGGCGAGCACACAGGGAGAGGACAAGGAGGCAGTCACAGAGACCAGGGATAAAAAAAACTCTGAAGCCCTGCTCAAAGACAGACAGGGCATCAATGGCCCAGAGAGAGACTCCCAGGAGAAGCCCAGGACGCCCCAAACTCAGCCCCCCACAGACATGCCCAAGGCCccagaggaggggagggcaggcgcACCCCGAACCCTTGCTGGCCCAGACCAGGACTCCGACTCGGAGAGGGAGCTGGTTATTGACCTGGGGGATGAGCAGGGGGGTCGCGACCGTAAGGCCAGGAGGGAGCTAGGGGCTGTAGTCGCCAAGGCCACGAAGGAGCCCCTTGGCACCAAGCTGGAAG GCAAATTCCCTGCCGCGGTGGCACCCTCTCCAGCCTCTGCCACTTTGTCCAACCTCAAAGACCCCAGTCAGCCACTCATCAACCCTCCACTCAACCTGTCCTCCAGCACAGGCTCTGGTCAGCCCAACACGGCCCTCAGCACCACCCCCTCTCCAGCCCCCACCTCcgcccccaccctctcctctgccGCCGTCGCCTTGGCAGTGAAGAAACAGCGCCCTCTGCTGCCCAAAGAGACGGCTCAGGCAGTGCAGCGTACGGTGGTGTGGAACCCGGCCAACAAGTTCCAGACGTCGTCCCAGAAGTGGCACATGCAGAAGGTGCAGCGGCAGCAGCAGCAAGAGGAGCAGCCGTCTACGCCAACACAAACACAGGCTCCTGTTCCGGTCCAGGCGCCGACGCAGACCCAGGCACAGACACGCAGCCCACAGCAGCTCCAGTCACAGCAGCAGTTGCCGGGATCTTCCAGTATGCGCTACCAGACCAGACAAGCAGCAAAAG CCGTGCAACAGAAAGATGGTCCCCAGACTTCCACCTCATCAGTCACCTTGGTCACCTCTggtgcctcctcctcctcctcctcctcttacctgGCAGGAGACTTTCAGATCCCCACAGCCTCAGCAGATGTGGCAGCTGACATAGCAAAGTACACCAACAAA ATGATGGAAACGATTAAAGGAACAATGACAGAAATCTACAACGACCTTTCCAAAAGCACTTCAGGAAACACAATCGCAGAG ATCCGGCGGCTGAGGATAGAGATTGAGAAACTTCAGTGGCTACATCAGCAAGAGCTTTCAGAGATGAAGCACAATCTTG AACTGACTATGGCAGAGATGAGGCAGAGTCTGGAGCAGGAGAGGGAGCGTCTGGTGGCAGAGGTGAAGAAGCAGATGGAGGTGGAGAAACAGCAGGCGGTGGATGACACCAAGAAAAAGCAGTGGTGTGCCAACTGCAGGAAGGAGGCCATATTCTACTGCTGCTGGAACACCAGCTACTGTGACTACCCCTGCCAGCAAGCTCACTGGCCAGAACACATGAAGTCCTGCACACAGTCAG CAACAGCTTCTCTTCAGGAACCAGAGGCGGAGTCTACTTCTGACCCTTCAGCCAAACCACCAGGTCACTCCTCCAGTGCCCAGGTCCCTTCTGGTACAGGATCTTCTGCCACAGACAAAGGCCCCTCTCCTACCTGCTGTGTAGACAAGAGCAAGGACAGTGCCAGTGCTACTGTGCCCTAA
- the LOC139416291 gene encoding MYND-type zinc finger-containing chromatin reader ZMYND8-like isoform X2 produces the protein MDVSVRSKVSDPGSAERALVAQKRKVSSPTHSSNGHSPSDTSPSPLKKKKKPGAIHSNNKDQSELRHGPFYYVKQPSLTTDPVDVVPQDGRNDFYCWLCHREGQVLCCELCPRVYHAKCLKLPAEPEGDWFCPECEKITVAECIETQSKAMTMLTIDQLSYLLKFALQKMKQPGTEPFWKPVSLEQHPDYAEYIFHAMDLATLEKNMKKKMYGCTEAFLADMKWILHNCIIYNGGNHKLTATAKVVVKICEHEMNEIEVCPECYLSSCQKRDNWFCEPCGHTHPLVWAKLKGFPFWPAKALREKDGQVDARFFGQHDRAWVPINNCYLMSKEIPFSVKKTKSIFNSAMQEMEVYVENIRKKFGVFNYAPFRTPFTPNNQLQMLLDPANPGAGAVKMEKPDKMRFNFDMTASPKMLLGKSSLSSGMGRRISLTDMPRSPMSTNSSVHTGSDVEQDGMERGPRNPPFHYSAGEESMDYTASPASVKMGHAGSLTGSPKPFSPGLVPKQERAPGTGSILNLNLDRVKAEMDLKELSEAVQQQQQQQQQQQQGSSLLTTTPKRPIRSLDKTIESCKAQLGIDGISEDVYKGVEHSDSEDSEKSDSSDSEYLSDEEHRQKSAAHDDKDKAERESRKRPKASTQGEDKEAVTETRDKKNSEALLKDRQGINGPERDSQEKPRTPQTQPPTDMPKAPEEGRAGAPRTLAGPDQDSDSERELVIDLGDEQGGRDRKARRELGAVVAKATKEPLGTKLEGKFPAAVAPSPASATLSNLKDPSQPLINPPLNLSSSTGSGQPNTALSTTPSPAPTSAPTLSSAAVALAVKKQRPLLPKETAQAVQRTVVWNPANKFQTSSQKWHMQKVQRQQQQEEQPSTPTQTQAPVPVQAPTQTQAQTRSPQQLQSQQQLPGSSSMRYQTRQAAKAVQQKDGPQTSTSSVTLVTSGASSSSSSSYLAGDFQIPTASADVAADIAKYTNKMMETIKGTMTEIYNDLSKSTSGNTIAEIRRLRIEIEKLQWLHQQELSEMKHNLELTMAEMRQSLEQERERLVAEVKKQMEVEKQQAVDDTKKKQWCANCRKEAIFYCCWNTSYCDYPCQQAHWPEHMKSCTQSATASLQEPEAESTSDPSAKPPGHSSSAQVPSGTGSSATDKGPSPTCCVDKSKDSASATVP, from the exons TCAGAGCTAAGACATGGTCCCTTTTACTATGTGAAGCAGCCATCACTCACCACAGACCCTGTTGATGTTGTACCGCAGGACGGCAGGAATGACTTCTACTGCTGGCTGTGCCACCGCGAGGGCCAGGTGCTCTGCTGTGAGCTCTGCCCGAGGGTGTACCATGCCAAGTGCCTCAAACTGCCAGCAGAGCCCGAGGGCGACTGGTTCTGTCCAGAGTGTGAG AAAATCACAGTAGCAGAGTGCATCGAGACACAGAGCAAAGCCATGACCATGCTAACGATAGATCAGCTCTCATACCTACTGAAGTTTGCCCTCCAGAAGATGAAACAGCCAGGG ACTGAGCCCTTCTGGAAGCCTGTATCTCTGGAGCAGCACCCTGACTATGCCGAGTACATATTCCATGCTATGGACCTCGCAACACTGGAGAAG AATATGAAAAAGAAAATGTATGGCTGCACGGAAGCCTTCTTGGCTGACATGAAATGGATATTGCACAACTGCATCATCTACAATGGTG GTAATCACAAACTAACAGCAACAGCAAAGGTTGTTGTGAAGATCTGTGAACATGAA ATGAACGAAATCGAGGTCTGTCCAGAGTGCTACCTGTCCTCGTGCCAAAAGAGGGACAACTGGTTTTGCGAGCCATGT GGTCATACCCACCCCCTGGTGTGGGCCAAGCTGAAGGGCTTCCCCTTCTGGCCAGCCAAAGCACTGCGGGAGAAAGACGGACAGGTGGACGCACGCTTCTTCGGACAGCATGACAG GGCGTGGGTTCCCATCAACAACTGCTACCTCATGTCCAAGGAGATTCCCTTCTCTGTGAAGAAGACCAAGAGCATCTTCAACAGCGCCATGCAGGAGATGGAGGTCTACGTGGAGAACATCCGCAAGAAGTTTGGTGTGTTTAACTATGCCCCCTTCCGCACCCCCTTCACGCCCAACAACCAGCTCCAGATGCTGCTGGATCCAGCCAACCCCGGGGCAGGGGCCGTGAAGATGGAGAAACCCGACAAGATGCGCTTCAACTTCGACATGACCGCGTCTCCCAAGATGCTTCTGGGCAAGAGCTCTCTGTCGAGCGGGATGGGGCGGAGGATCTCTCTGACAGACATGCCTCGCTCTCCCATGAGCACCAACTCCTCTGTACACACGGGGTCTGACGTGGAGCaggatgggatggagagagggcccAGGAACCCCCCATTCCACTACAGTGCTGGGGAGGAGTCTATGGACTACACCG CGTCCCCTGCGTCAGTGAAGATGGGCCATGCAGGCAGCTTGACGGGCAGCCCCAAGCCATTCTCCCCTGGTCTGGTGCCCAAGCAGGAGAGGGCCCCGGGCACAGGAAGCATCCTCAACCTCAACCTGG ATCGGGTGAAGGCTGAGATGGACCTGAAGGAGCTCAGTGAGGcagtacagcagcagcagcaacaacaacaacaacaacaacaggggtCATCACTCCTCACCACCACCCCCAAGAGACCAATCAGGAGCCTGGACAAGACCATCGAGAGCTGCAAGGCCCAACTAG GCATTGATGGGATCTCTGAGGACGTGTATAAGGGCGTGGAACACAGTGACTCAGAGGATTCCGAAAAGTCTGACTCCAGCGACAGCGAGTACCTTAGCGATGAGGAGCACAGACAGAAGAGCGCCGCCCATGACGACAAGGACAAAGCAGAGAGGGAGTCAAGGAAGAGGCCCAAGGCGAGCACACAGGGAGAGGACAAGGAGGCAGTCACAGAGACCAGGGATAAAAAAAACTCTGAAGCCCTGCTCAAAGACAGACAGGGCATCAATGGCCCAGAGAGAGACTCCCAGGAGAAGCCCAGGACGCCCCAAACTCAGCCCCCCACAGACATGCCCAAGGCCccagaggaggggagggcaggcgcACCCCGAACCCTTGCTGGCCCAGACCAGGACTCCGACTCGGAGAGGGAGCTGGTTATTGACCTGGGGGATGAGCAGGGGGGTCGCGACCGTAAGGCCAGGAGGGAGCTAGGGGCTGTAGTCGCCAAGGCCACGAAGGAGCCCCTTGGCACCAAGCTGGAAG GCAAATTCCCTGCCGCGGTGGCACCCTCTCCAGCCTCTGCCACTTTGTCCAACCTCAAAGACCCCAGTCAGCCACTCATCAACCCTCCACTCAACCTGTCCTCCAGCACAGGCTCTGGTCAGCCCAACACGGCCCTCAGCACCACCCCCTCTCCAGCCCCCACCTCcgcccccaccctctcctctgccGCCGTCGCCTTGGCAGTGAAGAAACAGCGCCCTCTGCTGCCCAAAGAGACGGCTCAGGCAGTGCAGCGTACGGTGGTGTGGAACCCGGCCAACAAGTTCCAGACGTCGTCCCAGAAGTGGCACATGCAGAAGGTGCAGCGGCAGCAGCAGCAAGAGGAGCAGCCGTCTACGCCAACACAAACACAGGCTCCTGTTCCGGTCCAGGCGCCGACGCAGACCCAGGCACAGACACGCAGCCCACAGCAGCTCCAGTCACAGCAGCAGTTGCCGGGATCTTCCAGTATGCGCTACCAGACCAGACAAGCAGCAAAAG CCGTGCAACAGAAAGATGGTCCCCAGACTTCCACCTCATCAGTCACCTTGGTCACCTCTggtgcctcctcctcctcctcctcctcttacctgGCAGGAGACTTTCAGATCCCCACAGCCTCAGCAGATGTGGCAGCTGACATAGCAAAGTACACCAACAAA ATGATGGAAACGATTAAAGGAACAATGACAGAAATCTACAACGACCTTTCCAAAAGCACTTCAGGAAACACAATCGCAGAG ATCCGGCGGCTGAGGATAGAGATTGAGAAACTTCAGTGGCTACATCAGCAAGAGCTTTCAGAGATGAAGCACAATCTTG AACTGACTATGGCAGAGATGAGGCAGAGTCTGGAGCAGGAGAGGGAGCGTCTGGTGGCAGAGGTGAAGAAGCAGATGGAGGTGGAGAAACAGCAGGCGGTGGATGACACCAAGAAAAAGCAGTGGTGTGCCAACTGCAGGAAGGAGGCCATATTCTACTGCTGCTGGAACACCAGCTACTGTGACTACCCCTGCCAGCAAGCTCACTGGCCAGAACACATGAAGTCCTGCACACAGTCAG CAACAGCTTCTCTTCAGGAACCAGAGGCGGAGTCTACTTCTGACCCTTCAGCCAAACCACCAGGTCACTCCTCCAGTGCCCAGGTCCCTTCTGGTACAGGATCTTCTGCCACAGACAAAGGCCCCTCTCCTACCTGCTGTGTAGACAAGAGCAAGGACAGTGCCAGTGCTACTGTGCCCTAA
- the LOC139416291 gene encoding MYND-type zinc finger-containing chromatin reader ZMYND8-like isoform X3 codes for MHPQSLAEEEVKTESEGVEGMDVSVRSKVSDPGSAERALVAQKRKVSSPTHSSNGHSPSDTSPSPLKKKKKPGAIHSNNKDQDGRNDFYCWLCHREGQVLCCELCPRVYHAKCLKLPAEPEGDWFCPECEKITVAECIETQSKAMTMLTIDQLSYLLKFALQKMKQPGTEPFWKPVSLEQHPDYAEYIFHAMDLATLEKNMKKKMYGCTEAFLADMKWILHNCIIYNGGNHKLTATAKVVVKICEHEMNEIEVCPECYLSSCQKRDNWFCEPCGHTHPLVWAKLKGFPFWPAKALREKDGQVDARFFGQHDRAWVPINNCYLMSKEIPFSVKKTKSIFNSAMQEMEVYVENIRKKFGVFNYAPFRTPFTPNNQLQMLLDPANPGAGAVKMEKPDKMRFNFDMTASPKMLLGKSSLSSGMGRRISLTDMPRSPMSTNSSVHTGSDVEQDGMERGPRNPPFHYSAGEESMDYTASPASVKMGHAGSLTGSPKPFSPGLVPKQERAPGTGSILNLNLDRVKAEMDLKELSEAVQQQQQQQQQQQQGSSLLTTTPKRPIRSLDKTIESCKAQLGIDGISEDVYKGVEHSDSEDSEKSDSSDSEYLSDEEHRQKSAAHDDKDKAERESRKRPKASTQGEDKEAVTETRDKKNSEALLKDRQGINGPERDSQEKPRTPQTQPPTDMPKAPEEGRAGAPRTLAGPDQDSDSERELVIDLGDEQGGRDRKARRELGAVVAKATKEPLGTKLEGKFPAAVAPSPASATLSNLKDPSQPLINPPLNLSSSTGSGQPNTALSTTPSPAPTSAPTLSSAAVALAVKKQRPLLPKETAQAVQRTVVWNPANKFQTSSQKWHMQKVQRQQQQEEQPSTPTQTQAPVPVQAPTQTQAQTRSPQQLQSQQQLPGSSSMRYQTRQAAKAVQQKDGPQTSTSSVTLVTSGASSSSSSSYLAGDFQIPTASADVAADIAKYTNKMMETIKGTMTEIYNDLSKSTSGNTIAEIRRLRIEIEKLQWLHQQELSEMKHNLELTMAEMRQSLEQERERLVAEVKKQMEVEKQQAVDDTKKKQWCANCRKEAIFYCCWNTSYCDYPCQQAHWPEHMKSCTQSATASLQEPEAESTSDPSAKPPGHSSSAQVPSGTGSSATDKGPSPTCCVDKSKDSASATVP; via the exons GACGGCAGGAATGACTTCTACTGCTGGCTGTGCCACCGCGAGGGCCAGGTGCTCTGCTGTGAGCTCTGCCCGAGGGTGTACCATGCCAAGTGCCTCAAACTGCCAGCAGAGCCCGAGGGCGACTGGTTCTGTCCAGAGTGTGAG AAAATCACAGTAGCAGAGTGCATCGAGACACAGAGCAAAGCCATGACCATGCTAACGATAGATCAGCTCTCATACCTACTGAAGTTTGCCCTCCAGAAGATGAAACAGCCAGGG ACTGAGCCCTTCTGGAAGCCTGTATCTCTGGAGCAGCACCCTGACTATGCCGAGTACATATTCCATGCTATGGACCTCGCAACACTGGAGAAG AATATGAAAAAGAAAATGTATGGCTGCACGGAAGCCTTCTTGGCTGACATGAAATGGATATTGCACAACTGCATCATCTACAATGGTG GTAATCACAAACTAACAGCAACAGCAAAGGTTGTTGTGAAGATCTGTGAACATGAA ATGAACGAAATCGAGGTCTGTCCAGAGTGCTACCTGTCCTCGTGCCAAAAGAGGGACAACTGGTTTTGCGAGCCATGT GGTCATACCCACCCCCTGGTGTGGGCCAAGCTGAAGGGCTTCCCCTTCTGGCCAGCCAAAGCACTGCGGGAGAAAGACGGACAGGTGGACGCACGCTTCTTCGGACAGCATGACAG GGCGTGGGTTCCCATCAACAACTGCTACCTCATGTCCAAGGAGATTCCCTTCTCTGTGAAGAAGACCAAGAGCATCTTCAACAGCGCCATGCAGGAGATGGAGGTCTACGTGGAGAACATCCGCAAGAAGTTTGGTGTGTTTAACTATGCCCCCTTCCGCACCCCCTTCACGCCCAACAACCAGCTCCAGATGCTGCTGGATCCAGCCAACCCCGGGGCAGGGGCCGTGAAGATGGAGAAACCCGACAAGATGCGCTTCAACTTCGACATGACCGCGTCTCCCAAGATGCTTCTGGGCAAGAGCTCTCTGTCGAGCGGGATGGGGCGGAGGATCTCTCTGACAGACATGCCTCGCTCTCCCATGAGCACCAACTCCTCTGTACACACGGGGTCTGACGTGGAGCaggatgggatggagagagggcccAGGAACCCCCCATTCCACTACAGTGCTGGGGAGGAGTCTATGGACTACACCG CGTCCCCTGCGTCAGTGAAGATGGGCCATGCAGGCAGCTTGACGGGCAGCCCCAAGCCATTCTCCCCTGGTCTGGTGCCCAAGCAGGAGAGGGCCCCGGGCACAGGAAGCATCCTCAACCTCAACCTGG ATCGGGTGAAGGCTGAGATGGACCTGAAGGAGCTCAGTGAGGcagtacagcagcagcagcaacaacaacaacaacaacaacaggggtCATCACTCCTCACCACCACCCCCAAGAGACCAATCAGGAGCCTGGACAAGACCATCGAGAGCTGCAAGGCCCAACTAG GCATTGATGGGATCTCTGAGGACGTGTATAAGGGCGTGGAACACAGTGACTCAGAGGATTCCGAAAAGTCTGACTCCAGCGACAGCGAGTACCTTAGCGATGAGGAGCACAGACAGAAGAGCGCCGCCCATGACGACAAGGACAAAGCAGAGAGGGAGTCAAGGAAGAGGCCCAAGGCGAGCACACAGGGAGAGGACAAGGAGGCAGTCACAGAGACCAGGGATAAAAAAAACTCTGAAGCCCTGCTCAAAGACAGACAGGGCATCAATGGCCCAGAGAGAGACTCCCAGGAGAAGCCCAGGACGCCCCAAACTCAGCCCCCCACAGACATGCCCAAGGCCccagaggaggggagggcaggcgcACCCCGAACCCTTGCTGGCCCAGACCAGGACTCCGACTCGGAGAGGGAGCTGGTTATTGACCTGGGGGATGAGCAGGGGGGTCGCGACCGTAAGGCCAGGAGGGAGCTAGGGGCTGTAGTCGCCAAGGCCACGAAGGAGCCCCTTGGCACCAAGCTGGAAG GCAAATTCCCTGCCGCGGTGGCACCCTCTCCAGCCTCTGCCACTTTGTCCAACCTCAAAGACCCCAGTCAGCCACTCATCAACCCTCCACTCAACCTGTCCTCCAGCACAGGCTCTGGTCAGCCCAACACGGCCCTCAGCACCACCCCCTCTCCAGCCCCCACCTCcgcccccaccctctcctctgccGCCGTCGCCTTGGCAGTGAAGAAACAGCGCCCTCTGCTGCCCAAAGAGACGGCTCAGGCAGTGCAGCGTACGGTGGTGTGGAACCCGGCCAACAAGTTCCAGACGTCGTCCCAGAAGTGGCACATGCAGAAGGTGCAGCGGCAGCAGCAGCAAGAGGAGCAGCCGTCTACGCCAACACAAACACAGGCTCCTGTTCCGGTCCAGGCGCCGACGCAGACCCAGGCACAGACACGCAGCCCACAGCAGCTCCAGTCACAGCAGCAGTTGCCGGGATCTTCCAGTATGCGCTACCAGACCAGACAAGCAGCAAAAG CCGTGCAACAGAAAGATGGTCCCCAGACTTCCACCTCATCAGTCACCTTGGTCACCTCTggtgcctcctcctcctcctcctcctcttacctgGCAGGAGACTTTCAGATCCCCACAGCCTCAGCAGATGTGGCAGCTGACATAGCAAAGTACACCAACAAA ATGATGGAAACGATTAAAGGAACAATGACAGAAATCTACAACGACCTTTCCAAAAGCACTTCAGGAAACACAATCGCAGAG ATCCGGCGGCTGAGGATAGAGATTGAGAAACTTCAGTGGCTACATCAGCAAGAGCTTTCAGAGATGAAGCACAATCTTG AACTGACTATGGCAGAGATGAGGCAGAGTCTGGAGCAGGAGAGGGAGCGTCTGGTGGCAGAGGTGAAGAAGCAGATGGAGGTGGAGAAACAGCAGGCGGTGGATGACACCAAGAAAAAGCAGTGGTGTGCCAACTGCAGGAAGGAGGCCATATTCTACTGCTGCTGGAACACCAGCTACTGTGACTACCCCTGCCAGCAAGCTCACTGGCCAGAACACATGAAGTCCTGCACACAGTCAG CAACAGCTTCTCTTCAGGAACCAGAGGCGGAGTCTACTTCTGACCCTTCAGCCAAACCACCAGGTCACTCCTCCAGTGCCCAGGTCCCTTCTGGTACAGGATCTTCTGCCACAGACAAAGGCCCCTCTCCTACCTGCTGTGTAGACAAGAGCAAGGACAGTGCCAGTGCTACTGTGCCCTAA